Below is a genomic region from Helicobacter pylori.
TAAACGCTCCCCTAACCCCCTTTTTTTCTAAAACGCTCAAGCCTTCAATCGTTGCACCTTTAGGGGTGCAAATTTGCTCTATAATCATCTCGGGGCGTTCTTTTTCTAAAAGCCTGGCAAAGCCTTTAAAACTCATTTTCACCAATTCTAAAGAATCTCTAGCGTTCAAGCCCTCTCTAATACCCGCATCTTTCAAACTGCTCGCTACCAAGCTTAAAAACGCAAGCGCGCTCCCGTTTGTCGCCACGCTGGCATCCACCAACTCTTCATGACCCACTCGCACGCAATTCCCAAAACTCTCAATAACACTCAAAGCCTTTTGGCTTATTAAGGGCATGGGTGATTTTTCACACACCGCCGTAGAAGAAAGGGCGAATTTGCTTGCAATATTGGGCATGCATTTGAGGTAATGTAAAGAATTTATCGCATCGCTTAAAGCTTTAAAACCCACGCCAGCTAGTGCGCTCAAAACGCTTTTGGCTTGCCCTTGATAATTAAAATCCTTAAGGTTATAAGGCTTAAAAAGTAAAAACACGAATTTTTGGTGTATATCAATAGCATCTTTGTAAGGCACGATTTGAGCTTGAATGTTTTTTTCTTGTAAAAAGGGGGCGATTTTTTCAGGGTTTCGCCCGGTAATTTCTAAAATAAAACGCTTGGATAAAATTTCATGAGAGCCTTCTAAAATCGCTTGAGCCATATTCCCATAGCCGATGAATTGTAAGATTTCCATGACGCACCCTTTTTTAAAACCCCATGATGTAATTGATATAGAAAGTATAAAGCCTCCTGTAGCTCACATCAGCCCCGGCGCTACTCAAATACGCTTGATTGATGAGAGGCACTTTGATCCCAAATTCCACGCTCTTTTGGCTTATAGCCCCTTGATTGTGGAATTTCTTGGCAAAACGCTTAAACTCCGCAAAGTTGGTGCGCACCCCAAAATTCAGCGCCACTTGAAAATTCGTTGAATGAATGTCATTAGCGTTTCCCCAATTGTCAATGATTTGTTGCCTTAAGGAGCTAAGCCAAGTCGCACCGCCCAGTTGGACCCCAGCAAATAGCCCAAAATTCAACGCTTTAGTGTTGTAAGTCCTCCTAAACAAGTTCCATAAAAAATCCGTGCCTACCCCATAAGCAAAGATATTCGCTTTCACGCTTTGATTGGCTAAGCCTATTTCACTAAAGCCGTAATCAAAGAAAAAATAATGCCTAAGGCCTAATTTTCTCGCTTTACCAAAGAAGTATTTATAGCCCAAACCAACCCCTAAGCCGTTGCTCATGCCGTGTTGGGTGCTTTTAGCGGCCGCATACTGGCTTAAAACGGGTTGAGAGCCGTAGTTATTGGCTTGATTTTGCGCGTTTTGAACCTGATTTCTGGCGTTAATCATCGCATCAATGAGTTTTTGTTGCACCATAAAGAATGTTTTATCCCCTAAAAGCTGCCGTAAGGTTTGCGAGAATGACTGAATGGTGGTGGTGTTAGAAGTGATTTCTTGGAGCAAGGTTAAAATCGCATTAGGGCTAATATCGTTTTGCAAGGCTTGAAACCCTTGAGAAATAGCGCTTGTAATGGCTTGAAAAGCGCTTGTAAGACTAGTAGATACACTATTATCATTATTTTGGATAAACCCGGCGGTTTTAATGAATTCAGTGAGCAAATTAATTAAATTATTCGTATCGCTCACCCCATTTGTGGGGATTGCCCCTAAAAGGTTGATAAGCCCACCGGTGCAATTAGTGCCACTACTATCGCTACTGCACAAATTATTAAGACTGCTACTATTATTTTTTAGCGCTTCAAAGAATTGTTTTAAGCCGCTTTCAACACCTTTATTATTCCCAGAGCTGGCGATAATGTTGGCTATTTTTTGAGCGTCATTATAGACTTTTTGCAAGCTATTGTTTTCGTTAGTGGTGGCGGTGGTGGTGCTTTGTGTTTTGCTAGGGGTGTAGCAATTGCTCCCACTCGTTCCATTGCTCCCGCTATTGCATGTTTGATAGCCGTTATTACTGCCACTATTGCTACTACTATAAGTCCCCAACTTCCCATCGCTGGCGTCTGTGAGCATTTGGTAGGCTGTAGTGATTTGACTAGTTCCATTTCCACTGCTTCCCCCATTACTGCCTCCATTAACGCTCTTAAGATTTGTGATAATTTGATTGAGTAAACCACCGCTAGTGAGCGTGATTTGTTGGACATTGTAGGTGATGCTGCTCCCACCACTGCTCCCGCTTTGAGTTGTCGCTTGTGTTTGATACCCTAAAGCGCTTTGCAACCCGCTGTAATAAGCCTTAGAATCGGACCACTGCTGATAGCACCAATTTGTTGTGTTATTACCGCATGCGTTGTTGTTGGTTGTGTTTTGCTGTTGGCTTTGATTAATTAAAGCGCTCATGTCTGTAGGCACTTGCTGGTTAATCGTATTGATGAGTTGGTAAAAATTCGCCCTCAATTGGATGCGTAAATTTTGGTTATTGTTAGGTGTCATCTCTTGCGATTGATTCCCATTGGTGTTATAAATCGCATTCGCCCAAGCTTGGATATTACTTTCTTGGTTTTGAAAAGCGTTTTGAATGCTTTGTTGGAAATTGCTGACATTTTGCAACACGGTGTTTAAAGCTCCCATCACCGTGCTGTTAGGGGATTGGGTGGTTGCCCCACTATTTTGAGCTAAATTGGTCGTTTTAGCTTCTTCTTCATTATTCACCACCACCATTGCTTTTAGTTTGGGAGCGTTGCTTTTAGCTTGAGCGTTAGCGGTAGTCCCATTAGTAGAACTTAAAATATTTTGCAATTGGGCGTTCCCGCTGATACTCAAACCCCCTGAAGAGCTGGTATTGCATGAGCTTGTCCCAGATTGCGTCCCATTAGCGCATAAGATATTGGCGTTTTTTTGCAAATTGGCTTCTGAAGTTTTTAAAGAGTTATAAACGCTCCACACTTGAGAAACAAGGTTAAAAGAGTTCACGCCGATCTGCTCTTTGCCCCCTATGGTTTGGATTTTAGAGGTAGCGACTAAAGAATTGTCAAAACTATTTGTGTTATTCGTGGAGTTTGTGGAGCTTGTGGCTGAGCATGAAATCCCATTAGAAGTATCGCCAGAAAGACTCCCGGTAGTGCTTGCGCAATCATAGGCGCTGATATTTTGCCCTTGAGCGTTGGTAACCGTGCCGATTTGGTAATTGTTAGAAGTGTTTTTGAGTAAGTTTTTAGGCTCAGTAAAACTGATCCAAGAAATTTGTTTTAAAGCGTTATTGTATTGTTCTATCGTGCTTTCATAGGCTTGGAAATTCAAAGCGTTGTGCAAGTTGTTTAAATTATAGGTGGTGTTGTTGATTGCATTGTTGTCTAAAGTGTTGATAGCAACGCTTTGAAGCTTTTGAGCGATGGCTTGGACTTGCTGGTTGGCTTGGTTATTTGAAGTGGGGGTTGCGGCTAAAGGGGCTAAATTTTGGATGAATTGCTCTAAGCATTGGACTTGATTGGCGCAACCATTGGGGTTATTTTGAGTATTAGCGCTCAATTCCCCTTGTAAAGTGTTCATTAAAAGGGTGTTGTTGTATTGTTGTTGGTTATTGCTGTTTGAAGAAGTAGAGCCTAAAATGGAATTAGTGGGATAAAATACGATTTGTCCCGGTGGGTTTAACACCACATGCGTTGTGGTTGTCGTAGGGAAATACCCCACCCCAAGAGTGGTTAAAGCATTCTTTAAGGCGCTCACATAAGCGGTATTATTGCTAGAGGCATTCACCGCATCGGTTAGATTGGAGAGTAAGGATTGCGCGTAAGTGGTGCTAGTGGTTTTAGTGATGCTGTGTTCAATTTGTTGCAATAATTCTGCCATGGATTGCGCGGTGTTTTGGAGCTGGGCTTTGACTTCTTTGGCGTTGTTGCTGGGATTAAGGCTGTTGGTAGAGCTAATAATGTTAGAGCTTAGCGCGATGCCTTCATCAAACACACTCTGGGTGTTAGAGAGGAGTTTAGCTGTGATCTGTGAAGAATGGGCTTTTAAGGGATCAGAGCTTCCTTTAAGCCCTATGATTTGCTGGGAAATGCTAGAGATTTGACGGCTAGAATAAAAGTCTTTTCTTTTGCCAATTTGATTTAGGATATTAGAAATGCCCTCTAATTGGTTGCCCACGGTGTTACTCACGCCATAGCCTAAAGCGTCAATGACGCTTTGAGAGCTTAAAGTGATAAGACCGGTAGTAGGCCCTGCAATATTGATCGCGCTTTGGGTTACGCTGTTGATGATATTTTGATTTTCTAAAAGTTGTTTGTTATTGATAAATTGTTGCGTGCCACCGATTTGATAGCCTACAGACATATACCAGCCATTGTCTTCCGCTAAGAGGGAGCCAATTAAAAAGAGTGGTATAAATTTTTTAGCTTTTTTTATCATATTTTTCCCTTATTTTGTTTAATCAAAAGCCTATGTTGTAGCCCACATAAAAACTAAAGGCTCTTCTATACTTCGCCGTAACGCCTTCTGATTGGTAATAGGTGTGATAAAGCACCGGTATTTTAAGGCCAAATTCTATCCCTTGAGAAAAACGAGATCTTTTTTGATGAGCGATTTTGGAAAAATTAGTCCTTATGCCTAAATCAAAAAGGAATTGGAAAGAAGTGTCCTTAGGCTTAAGATGGTTGCCATCCACTTGATCTAAAAAATTCGTTTTCCAAGTTTGCCCTGCAAGTTGGATACCGGCAAAAAAACCTATATCTATCGCTTCAGTCCCCCTTTTTCGGGTAAAAACATTATAAAGAAAATCTGTGCCTGCACCATAGCTAGAGAGCGTGGCTTTCACTAAAGAAGGGTTTGAGCCAAATTGAGCGTAACCAAAATCATAAAAACCATAATACCTAAGCCCAAACATGCGCTTTTTACCGAAAAATTGCTTATAGCCCATTTTCACGCCAAAGCCGTTCATGTTATTAGAATTAGAGTTATGCTCCAAAAAATTCCTAGCAAAGCCCATTTGATAGAGTTGATTCACTTTAGTTTGCATCTCATTAATCACCCCGCCAATCACTGCTTTAGAGCGATAAAGCCCATAAGCCATTAAAGTTTTTGCTGTGGGGGAATAGGGGCTAGATAAGATCTTGTCTATTTGCGCGGTGGTGGGGGCGTTTGTGGCCTGCTCTAGTTGGTTTATGATGACTTTTTGCTCTTGTTGGGCTTGTTGTGGGGTTAAATGATTTTGTGGGGTTTGATTATTAGCGCCATTCAATTGCCCCCCATAGCTAGGCAAGAAATTCAAACCTTTGTTATTTAAATCCAAATAGGGAGCGACCCAATTGGTGATGAAATCCCCATACGCTACGGTGTTATTAAGCAAGCTTTCCCCATAGTTGATCGCATCTTGTATCTGGCTATAGCTTGAAGTGCCTGTCAGTTTAGCGGCTTTATTGGCGAAATTTTGCATGCCTGAAAAAATCATAGAAGCGGTGATGCCATTAGCGATGATGCTATCGGCTAAATAATAGACTGCCGAGCTAGGGTGGTAGGTGTATTGGCCATTGCCTGATCCAACCGTCGCTCCAGCGGGTAATGCTTTTAAGGGCGCTTGTGTGGTGTTGTCGTTTTTGGTGTAATAACCCGGGCCGCTAAAGCTTTGGTAGCCTTGTTGGGAATTGCTGCCATTAGGGGCTTTATTGTAAGTGAAGCCAAATTGCTTTTCATTGGCTAAGCCCCCTAAAATCCCTGCTTGCATTAAAGCCTGGAAGATGTTTTGGGCGTTTTGGGCTATGGATTTAGCTTCGTTAGTGGCGGTGCATTGGTTTTGAGTGCTGCAAATGGTTTGATTACTGCTTGTTGTGGCTAAGCCGTCTTGTAAAAGGTGTTGCAAGACTTCAGGGCTAAAATTCACGGAATTACCGCTATTAAAAGATTTATTCGTTAAGGTTTGGTTATACCAGAGCGTGGTTAAAGCGTTGGTAATATCATCGTTTAAAGCGTTCATGGCATTGGCTAGACCACTAGGTAAGGCAATAACAGTGCTTTGATTGCCAAATTTGACTTCAAAAAGTTTAGCGTTAGAAAGATTTTCAGGGTTACGGATTAAAGTCTCGCCGATGAGTTGGGTGAGCTTGTCTAAATTACTGACTAGAGATTGCATATCAAAGGTGGCATTGACATTGCCTCTTGGGGGGTTGTTGCCTGTATCGCCATTTTGGGCGTTTTGTTGATAACCCCCCGCATAGAGCAAACATCTTTTAGAAGGATCAGGGCAGAGCATTTGCATTAAAACTCTAGTTTGTTGGCCCATCGCTTCTAAATAATAGGCTAAAGGCACCGCCGCAGATTCTAGAGCGATAGCGTTTTGGCGGATGTAGGTGGATGCGTCTTGACTGGCGTTAAGCCCTGAGTTATCCACCCTTTGAATGGCCAAAGAAGTTTGATAACTCACCCCCATAAAAAACCCATCATCTTCTGCCGCTAAGGGATTGAGAAAAAATAAGGGGAGTAGGCTAGAATAGACAAGCCATTTTTTATTAAAAACAAAGTTTTGCAAGGGGTTATCCTTTTCTTTTTACAAGATTTGAGCTATCCTAAATTTTATCTTATTTACCGCTTAAGTTTAATGGTTAGTCGCTTAATTGTTGATTAAAATGGGCTATTTTAGGTGCTCAAAATCGTTTCAATAATGGTTTTTGCGCCGTCTTTAGCGATTTTTTGCTGCAATTGGTTGCTGATAGTGGTGAGGTTTTTATTGCCTTGGTCGTCTTTTTGGTTGAGCTTTCTAATGACTTCAAAGAGTTTTTTAGGCAATAATTCATTTTGAGGCACGACATAGCATAAGTTTTCTTTTTCAAATTCTAAGACATTGTAATACTGGTGGTTATTGCTCGCAAAAGGGTAGGGGATAAAAATCGTGGGTAAGCCATTAGCACACAATTCCCACACGCTGCTCGCTCCAGCTCTACTCACACACAAATCCGCCTTGCGCATGACTTCTATGATGTTATTGTGGAAAGCGAACAAATCTATCTTATCCAACAGCCCTAATTCCTGGTAAAAAAAGCGTATTCTTTCATGAGCGTCCGAGCCGCAAATATGCGTGATTTTAATCCCTTGTTTGGTGAGTTTAGGAGCGTTTAATAAGGCAAATTCATTGATCGCTTTTGCCCCTTGCGAACCGCCTAAAAATAAAATATGCTTGATTTCAGTGCGAGTCCTAGCAAAATCAAAAAAAGCGTTTTGCACGGGATAGGAGGTTAAAACATGATTTCCCTTATCCTTAAAGGCGTAGCTTGAAAACACCGCTTTAGCTTTAGGGGAAAGGTAGCGGTTAAGAGAGCCTTTGATCGCATTTTGCTCATGGATATAAAGGGGTATTTTATTGAGTAAGCTTGCAAAACTCGCCGGCCCTGCGCTAAACCCTCCCACGCTAATGGTGTGCGTGATCTGGTGTTTTTTTAAGATTTCTTTGGCCTTAAAAGCGGCTTTAGCTTGCAAGAATAAAGAGCCTATTTTTTTAAAAAAGCTTTTATTGACCACGCCTTGCGTGTTGAAAAAATAGCGTTCGCTAAACAGGGGGCTGTTTTCAAACCATTCCTTATCCTGCCCATAAGTTGAGCCTAAATAAATAGCCTCTATGCCTTGCTTTTCTAATTCTATGGCTAAGGCTTTAGCGATAGAGAGATGCCCCCCTGTGCCTCCCCCTGTAAGAGCGAATTTCATGATTAAAAACCTTTAAGCTCGTTCTTTTTCTTGAATCACAAAGCTTTTTAAAGGATCTCTAAAGCCAAAATCCGGATAATCCATCATAGAAAGCGCCACTTGAGCGCCAAAGCCATTTTTGGAATTAAACACTAAAGGGGCTAAGAAATTAACCATAGAATCTTCTAAATTTTTTTGTAACACGACCACGCAATACACCTCAACTTTGGAATGAGAATCCAATTCTAGCAGTAATTCTATGTATTTGGGTATCACAAAGCTGTATTCCCTCAAACAATAAGGATTCACTAAAACCATATCCAACGCCATGGGCGAGTTCGTTTGACTAACCAATCGGCTGAATAAGGAATCAATTTTTTCCAAACGCACTTCATTGATATGCTCAAATCCTAAAATAGGGGCTTTTAAAAAGTAATTCACTGGACTATCCTTTTTAATTTAAATGCTTTGTTGTATAATTTTAAAAAAATACGCAACAATTAAAAGCGTAAAAGCAAAAGGCGTTCCAAATCCAACCATTTTTGAAAGAACGCTCTATTTTAGGATAATAATAACAATGAAACAAGAACCCACTACCTACCAGCCAAAAGAAATAGAAAAAAAGATTTATGAAATTTGCTCTCATAGGGGGTATTTTGAAATTGATGGCAATGAAAAAATCCAAGAAAAAGGCAAACGATTTTGTTTGATGATGCCCCCTCCTAATGTGACTGGCATTTTACACATAGGGCATGCCCTAACTTTAAGCTTGCAAGATATTTTAGCGCGCTACAAAC
It encodes:
- the proC gene encoding pyrroline-5-carboxylate reductase, with product MEILQFIGYGNMAQAILEGSHEILSKRFILEITGRNPEKIAPFLQEKNIQAQIVPYKDAIDIHQKFVFLLFKPYNLKDFNYQGQAKSVLSALAGVGFKALSDAINSLHYLKCMPNIASKFALSSTAVCEKSPMPLISQKALSVIESFGNCVRVGHEELVDASVATNGSALAFLSLVASSLKDAGIREGLNARDSLELVKMSFKGFARLLEKERPEMIIEQICTPKGATIEGLSVLEKKGVRGAFIKACQKSVKKMHPKNYTLKK
- the hopL gene encoding Hop family outer membrane protein HopL produces the protein MIKKAKKFIPLFLIGSLLAEDNGWYMSVGYQIGGTQQFINNKQLLENQNIINSVTQSAINIAGPTTGLITLSSQSVIDALGYGVSNTVGNQLEGISNILNQIGKRKDFYSSRQISSISQQIIGLKGSSDPLKAHSSQITAKLLSNTQSVFDEGIALSSNIISSTNSLNPSNNAKEVKAQLQNTAQSMAELLQQIEHSITKTTSTTYAQSLLSNLTDAVNASSNNTAYVSALKNALTTLGVGYFPTTTTTHVVLNPPGQIVFYPTNSILGSTSSNSNNQQQYNNTLLMNTLQGELSANTQNNPNGCANQVQCLEQFIQNLAPLAATPTSNNQANQQVQAIAQKLQSVAINTLDNNAINNTTYNLNNLHNALNFQAYESTIEQYNNALKQISWISFTEPKNLLKNTSNNYQIGTVTNAQGQNISAYDCASTTGSLSGDTSNGISCSATSSTNSTNNTNSFDNSLVATSKIQTIGGKEQIGVNSFNLVSQVWSVYNSLKTSEANLQKNANILCANGTQSGTSSCNTSSSGGLSISGNAQLQNILSSTNGTTANAQAKSNAPKLKAMVVVNNEEEAKTTNLAQNSGATTQSPNSTVMGALNTVLQNVSNFQQSIQNAFQNQESNIQAWANAIYNTNGNQSQEMTPNNNQNLRIQLRANFYQLINTINQQVPTDMSALINQSQQQNTTNNNACGNNTTNWCYQQWSDSKAYYSGLQSALGYQTQATTQSGSSGGSSITYNVQQITLTSGGLLNQIITNLKSVNGGSNGGSSGNGTSQITTAYQMLTDASDGKLGTYSSSNSGSNNGYQTCNSGSNGTSGSNCYTPSKTQSTTTATTNENNSLQKVYNDAQKIANIIASSGNNKGVESGLKQFFEALKNNSSSLNNLCSSDSSGTNCTGGLINLLGAIPTNGVSDTNNLINLLTEFIKTAGFIQNNDNSVSTSLTSAFQAITSAISQGFQALQNDISPNAILTLLQEITSNTTTIQSFSQTLRQLLGDKTFFMVQQKLIDAMINARNQVQNAQNQANNYGSQPVLSQYAAAKSTQHGMSNGLGVGLGYKYFFGKARKLGLRHYFFFDYGFSEIGLANQSVKANIFAYGVGTDFLWNLFRRTYNTKALNFGLFAGVQLGGATWLSSLRQQIIDNWGNANDIHSTNFQVALNFGVRTNFAEFKRFAKKFHNQGAISQKSVEFGIKVPLINQAYLSSAGADVSYRRLYTFYINYIMGF
- the hopI gene encoding Hop family outer membrane protein HopI, which codes for MQNFVFNKKWLVYSSLLPLFFLNPLAAEDDGFFMGVSYQTSLAIQRVDNSGLNASQDASTYIRQNAIALESAAVPLAYYLEAMGQQTRVLMQMLCPDPSKRCLLYAGGYQQNAQNGDTGNNPPRGNVNATFDMQSLVSNLDKLTQLIGETLIRNPENLSNAKLFEVKFGNQSTVIALPSGLANAMNALNDDITNALTTLWYNQTLTNKSFNSGNSVNFSPEVLQHLLQDGLATTSSNQTICSTQNQCTATNEAKSIAQNAQNIFQALMQAGILGGLANEKQFGFTYNKAPNGSNSQQGYQSFSGPGYYTKNDNTTQAPLKALPAGATVGSGNGQYTYHPSSAVYYLADSIIANGITASMIFSGMQNFANKAAKLTGTSSYSQIQDAINYGESLLNNTVAYGDFITNWVAPYLDLNNKGLNFLPSYGGQLNGANNQTPQNHLTPQQAQQEQKVIINQLEQATNAPTTAQIDKILSSPYSPTAKTLMAYGLYRSKAVIGGVINEMQTKVNQLYQMGFARNFLEHNSNSNNMNGFGVKMGYKQFFGKKRMFGLRYYGFYDFGYAQFGSNPSLVKATLSSYGAGTDFLYNVFTRKRGTEAIDIGFFAGIQLAGQTWKTNFLDQVDGNHLKPKDTSFQFLFDLGIRTNFSKIAHQKRSRFSQGIEFGLKIPVLYHTYYQSEGVTAKYRRAFSFYVGYNIGF
- the murG gene encoding undecaprenyldiphospho-muramoylpentapeptide beta-N-acetylglucosaminyltransferase: MKFALTGGGTGGHLSIAKALAIELEKQGIEAIYLGSTYGQDKEWFENSPLFSERYFFNTQGVVNKSFFKKIGSLFLQAKAAFKAKEILKKHQITHTISVGGFSAGPASFASLLNKIPLYIHEQNAIKGSLNRYLSPKAKAVFSSYAFKDKGNHVLTSYPVQNAFFDFARTRTEIKHILFLGGSQGAKAINEFALLNAPKLTKQGIKITHICGSDAHERIRFFYQELGLLDKIDLFAFHNNIIEVMRKADLCVSRAGASSVWELCANGLPTIFIPYPFASNNHQYYNVLEFEKENLCYVVPQNELLPKKLFEVIRKLNQKDDQGNKNLTTISNQLQQKIAKDGAKTIIETILST
- the fliW gene encoding flagellar assembly protein FliW, translated to MNYFLKAPILGFEHINEVRLEKIDSLFSRLVSQTNSPMALDMVLVNPYCLREYSFVIPKYIELLLELDSHSKVEVYCVVVLQKNLEDSMVNFLAPLVFNSKNGFGAQVALSMMDYPDFGFRDPLKSFVIQEKERA